Proteins encoded in a region of the Patagioenas fasciata isolate bPatFas1 chromosome 21, bPatFas1.hap1, whole genome shotgun sequence genome:
- the SMPD2 gene encoding sphingomyelin phosphodiesterase 2 isoform X2 produces the protein MEEGDPTLRLRIFDLNCWAIRYLSKWRQERVRLIGDMLLQDSFDLVLLQEVWSEQDYSDLKEKLRGCYPFSHYFHSGVIGSGLCVFSRFPILDTLLYQYSLNGYPYMLQHGDWFCGKSVGLVVTKISGIIFNVYVTHLHAEYCREKDVYLPHRLVQAWELAQFIRHTSGAADVMLLGGDLNMHPGDVGIRLLRGWTGLRDAFTEAARFEGCEDGCTLIPNNRFTVKAELLPFPQGVRIDYILYKAISSVTVKCEELKTTTGTAPGMDIPFSDHEAVMVTLHIQRQGQAAGDNLSTTEPALVDVVTETRTEVVVGLRAAQQQRHSTGRMAALALLLLLLQAAAALGALAGLVAGQPFPKLSFSLLAFLAIGVLLLATGLHLFHTMEVKMLQGTEEQMRMALRVLRERPSDG, from the exons ATGGAGGAGGGAGATCCCACGCTGCGGCTCCGCATCTTTGATCTAAACTGCTG GGCCATCCGGTACCTGAGCAAGTGGCGGCAGGAGCGTGTCCGGCTCATTGGGGACATGCTGCTCCAGGACAGCTTCGACCTGGTGCTTCTCCAGGAG GTGTGGAGCGAGCAGGATTACAGTGACTTGAAGGAGAAGCTGCGGGGCTGCTACCCTTTCTCCCATTACTTCCACAG TGGGGTGATCGGCAGCGGCCTCTGCGTCTTCTCCAGGTTCCCCATCCTGGACACTCTCCTCTACCAGTACTCACTTAACGGGTACCCCTACATG CTCCAGCACGGGGACTGGTTCTGCGGTAAGTCCGTCGGCCTCGTCGTCACGAAGATCTCCGGCATTATCTTCAACGTCTACGTCACCCAC CTGCATGCCGAATACTGCCGGGAGAAGGATGTCTACCTGCCCCACCGCCTTGTGCAGGCCTGGGAGCTGGCACAGTTCATCCG ACACACCTCGGGGGCGGCTGATGTGATGCTGCTGGGGGGGGACCTGAACATGCACCCCGGAGACGTGGGCATCCGGCTGCTGCGCGGCTGGACGGGGCTGCGGGACGCCTTCACCGAGGCTGCGCGCTTCGAG GGCTGCGAGGACGGCTGCACCCTCATCCCAAACAACCGCTTCACCGtcaaggcagagctgctgcccttcccgcagggcgtCCGCATTGACTACATCCTCTACAAG GCCATCTCCAGTGTCACGGTGAAGTGTGAAGAACTGAAGACCACCACAGGGACAGCCCCGGGCATGGACATCCCCTTCTCAGACCACGAAGCTGTGATGGTGACACTGCACATCCAGAGGCAGGGACAGGCTGCGGGTGACAACCTCAGCACAACCG agccagcgcTGGTGGACGTGGTGACAGAGACGCGGACGGAGGTGGTGGTGGGGCTGCGTGCAGCGCAGCAGCAGCGTCACTCCACGGGCAGGATGGCGGCgctggccctgctgctgctgctgctgcaggctgcGGCCGCGCTGGGCGCGCTGGCGGGGCTGGTGGCCGGGCAGCCCTTCCCCAAGCTCTCCTTCTCTCTGCTGGCCTTCCTTGCCATcggtgtcctcctccttgccaCCGGCCTTCACCTCTTCCACACCATGGAGGTGAAGATGCTGCAGGGCACCGAGGAGCAGATGCGGATGGCGCTGCGGGTGCTGCGAGAGCGTCCCAGCGATGGCTGA
- the SMPD2 gene encoding sphingomyelin phosphodiesterase 2 isoform X1 yields MEEGDPTLRLRIFDLNCWAIRYLSKWRQERVRLIGDMLLQDSFDLVLLQEVRGARPWPGPSLWLCHILGVCTWKRWCSGVIGSGLCVFSRFPILDTLLYQYSLNGYPYMLQHGDWFCGKSVGLVVTKISGIIFNVYVTHLHAEYCREKDVYLPHRLVQAWELAQFIRHTSGAADVMLLGGDLNMHPGDVGIRLLRGWTGLRDAFTEAARFEGCEDGCTLIPNNRFTVKAELLPFPQGVRIDYILYKAISSVTVKCEELKTTTGTAPGMDIPFSDHEAVMVTLHIQRQGQAAGDNLSTTEPALVDVVTETRTEVVVGLRAAQQQRHSTGRMAALALLLLLLQAAAALGALAGLVAGQPFPKLSFSLLAFLAIGVLLLATGLHLFHTMEVKMLQGTEEQMRMALRVLRERPSDG; encoded by the exons ATGGAGGAGGGAGATCCCACGCTGCGGCTCCGCATCTTTGATCTAAACTGCTG GGCCATCCGGTACCTGAGCAAGTGGCGGCAGGAGCGTGTCCGGCTCATTGGGGACATGCTGCTCCAGGACAGCTTCGACCTGGTGCTTCTCCAGGAG GTGAGAGGGGCCaggccctggccagggccatcCCTGTGGCTGTGCCACATCCTTGGTGTTTGCACATGGAAACGCTGGTGCAG TGGGGTGATCGGCAGCGGCCTCTGCGTCTTCTCCAGGTTCCCCATCCTGGACACTCTCCTCTACCAGTACTCACTTAACGGGTACCCCTACATG CTCCAGCACGGGGACTGGTTCTGCGGTAAGTCCGTCGGCCTCGTCGTCACGAAGATCTCCGGCATTATCTTCAACGTCTACGTCACCCAC CTGCATGCCGAATACTGCCGGGAGAAGGATGTCTACCTGCCCCACCGCCTTGTGCAGGCCTGGGAGCTGGCACAGTTCATCCG ACACACCTCGGGGGCGGCTGATGTGATGCTGCTGGGGGGGGACCTGAACATGCACCCCGGAGACGTGGGCATCCGGCTGCTGCGCGGCTGGACGGGGCTGCGGGACGCCTTCACCGAGGCTGCGCGCTTCGAG GGCTGCGAGGACGGCTGCACCCTCATCCCAAACAACCGCTTCACCGtcaaggcagagctgctgcccttcccgcagggcgtCCGCATTGACTACATCCTCTACAAG GCCATCTCCAGTGTCACGGTGAAGTGTGAAGAACTGAAGACCACCACAGGGACAGCCCCGGGCATGGACATCCCCTTCTCAGACCACGAAGCTGTGATGGTGACACTGCACATCCAGAGGCAGGGACAGGCTGCGGGTGACAACCTCAGCACAACCG agccagcgcTGGTGGACGTGGTGACAGAGACGCGGACGGAGGTGGTGGTGGGGCTGCGTGCAGCGCAGCAGCAGCGTCACTCCACGGGCAGGATGGCGGCgctggccctgctgctgctgctgctgcaggctgcGGCCGCGCTGGGCGCGCTGGCGGGGCTGGTGGCCGGGCAGCCCTTCCCCAAGCTCTCCTTCTCTCTGCTGGCCTTCCTTGCCATcggtgtcctcctccttgccaCCGGCCTTCACCTCTTCCACACCATGGAGGTGAAGATGCTGCAGGGCACCGAGGAGCAGATGCGGATGGCGCTGCGGGTGCTGCGAGAGCGTCCCAGCGATGGCTGA
- the SMPD2 gene encoding sphingomyelin phosphodiesterase 2 isoform X3, producing the protein MEEGDPTLRLRIFDLNCWAIRYLSKWRQERVRLIGDMLLQDSFDLVLLQEVWSEQDYSDLKEKLRGCYPFSHYFHRFPILDTLLYQYSLNGYPYMLQHGDWFCGKSVGLVVTKISGIIFNVYVTHLHAEYCREKDVYLPHRLVQAWELAQFIRHTSGAADVMLLGGDLNMHPGDVGIRLLRGWTGLRDAFTEAARFEGCEDGCTLIPNNRFTVKAELLPFPQGVRIDYILYKAISSVTVKCEELKTTTGTAPGMDIPFSDHEAVMVTLHIQRQGQAAGDNLSTTEPALVDVVTETRTEVVVGLRAAQQQRHSTGRMAALALLLLLLQAAAALGALAGLVAGQPFPKLSFSLLAFLAIGVLLLATGLHLFHTMEVKMLQGTEEQMRMALRVLRERPSDG; encoded by the exons ATGGAGGAGGGAGATCCCACGCTGCGGCTCCGCATCTTTGATCTAAACTGCTG GGCCATCCGGTACCTGAGCAAGTGGCGGCAGGAGCGTGTCCGGCTCATTGGGGACATGCTGCTCCAGGACAGCTTCGACCTGGTGCTTCTCCAGGAG GTGTGGAGCGAGCAGGATTACAGTGACTTGAAGGAGAAGCTGCGGGGCTGCTACCCTTTCTCCCATTACTTCCACAG GTTCCCCATCCTGGACACTCTCCTCTACCAGTACTCACTTAACGGGTACCCCTACATG CTCCAGCACGGGGACTGGTTCTGCGGTAAGTCCGTCGGCCTCGTCGTCACGAAGATCTCCGGCATTATCTTCAACGTCTACGTCACCCAC CTGCATGCCGAATACTGCCGGGAGAAGGATGTCTACCTGCCCCACCGCCTTGTGCAGGCCTGGGAGCTGGCACAGTTCATCCG ACACACCTCGGGGGCGGCTGATGTGATGCTGCTGGGGGGGGACCTGAACATGCACCCCGGAGACGTGGGCATCCGGCTGCTGCGCGGCTGGACGGGGCTGCGGGACGCCTTCACCGAGGCTGCGCGCTTCGAG GGCTGCGAGGACGGCTGCACCCTCATCCCAAACAACCGCTTCACCGtcaaggcagagctgctgcccttcccgcagggcgtCCGCATTGACTACATCCTCTACAAG GCCATCTCCAGTGTCACGGTGAAGTGTGAAGAACTGAAGACCACCACAGGGACAGCCCCGGGCATGGACATCCCCTTCTCAGACCACGAAGCTGTGATGGTGACACTGCACATCCAGAGGCAGGGACAGGCTGCGGGTGACAACCTCAGCACAACCG agccagcgcTGGTGGACGTGGTGACAGAGACGCGGACGGAGGTGGTGGTGGGGCTGCGTGCAGCGCAGCAGCAGCGTCACTCCACGGGCAGGATGGCGGCgctggccctgctgctgctgctgctgcaggctgcGGCCGCGCTGGGCGCGCTGGCGGGGCTGGTGGCCGGGCAGCCCTTCCCCAAGCTCTCCTTCTCTCTGCTGGCCTTCCTTGCCATcggtgtcctcctccttgccaCCGGCCTTCACCTCTTCCACACCATGGAGGTGAAGATGCTGCAGGGCACCGAGGAGCAGATGCGGATGGCGCTGCGGGTGCTGCGAGAGCGTCCCAGCGATGGCTGA
- the SMPD2 gene encoding sphingomyelin phosphodiesterase 2 isoform X4, producing the protein MLLQDSFDLVLLQEVRGARPWPGPSLWLCHILGVCTWKRWCSGVIGSGLCVFSRFPILDTLLYQYSLNGYPYMLQHGDWFCGKSVGLVVTKISGIIFNVYVTHLHAEYCREKDVYLPHRLVQAWELAQFIRHTSGAADVMLLGGDLNMHPGDVGIRLLRGWTGLRDAFTEAARFEGCEDGCTLIPNNRFTVKAELLPFPQGVRIDYILYKAISSVTVKCEELKTTTGTAPGMDIPFSDHEAVMVTLHIQRQGQAAGDNLSTTEPALVDVVTETRTEVVVGLRAAQQQRHSTGRMAALALLLLLLQAAAALGALAGLVAGQPFPKLSFSLLAFLAIGVLLLATGLHLFHTMEVKMLQGTEEQMRMALRVLRERPSDG; encoded by the exons ATGCTGCTCCAGGACAGCTTCGACCTGGTGCTTCTCCAGGAG GTGAGAGGGGCCaggccctggccagggccatcCCTGTGGCTGTGCCACATCCTTGGTGTTTGCACATGGAAACGCTGGTGCAG TGGGGTGATCGGCAGCGGCCTCTGCGTCTTCTCCAGGTTCCCCATCCTGGACACTCTCCTCTACCAGTACTCACTTAACGGGTACCCCTACATG CTCCAGCACGGGGACTGGTTCTGCGGTAAGTCCGTCGGCCTCGTCGTCACGAAGATCTCCGGCATTATCTTCAACGTCTACGTCACCCAC CTGCATGCCGAATACTGCCGGGAGAAGGATGTCTACCTGCCCCACCGCCTTGTGCAGGCCTGGGAGCTGGCACAGTTCATCCG ACACACCTCGGGGGCGGCTGATGTGATGCTGCTGGGGGGGGACCTGAACATGCACCCCGGAGACGTGGGCATCCGGCTGCTGCGCGGCTGGACGGGGCTGCGGGACGCCTTCACCGAGGCTGCGCGCTTCGAG GGCTGCGAGGACGGCTGCACCCTCATCCCAAACAACCGCTTCACCGtcaaggcagagctgctgcccttcccgcagggcgtCCGCATTGACTACATCCTCTACAAG GCCATCTCCAGTGTCACGGTGAAGTGTGAAGAACTGAAGACCACCACAGGGACAGCCCCGGGCATGGACATCCCCTTCTCAGACCACGAAGCTGTGATGGTGACACTGCACATCCAGAGGCAGGGACAGGCTGCGGGTGACAACCTCAGCACAACCG agccagcgcTGGTGGACGTGGTGACAGAGACGCGGACGGAGGTGGTGGTGGGGCTGCGTGCAGCGCAGCAGCAGCGTCACTCCACGGGCAGGATGGCGGCgctggccctgctgctgctgctgctgcaggctgcGGCCGCGCTGGGCGCGCTGGCGGGGCTGGTGGCCGGGCAGCCCTTCCCCAAGCTCTCCTTCTCTCTGCTGGCCTTCCTTGCCATcggtgtcctcctccttgccaCCGGCCTTCACCTCTTCCACACCATGGAGGTGAAGATGCTGCAGGGCACCGAGGAGCAGATGCGGATGGCGCTGCGGGTGCTGCGAGAGCGTCCCAGCGATGGCTGA